One window of candidate division WOR-3 bacterium genomic DNA carries:
- a CDS encoding nitrilase-related carbon-nitrogen hydrolase, translating into MKVGFLQFSPKFGEPKENLNFIKTKLKNSSINLLTLPELALTGYTFKDYEEAYSLSEEIGGNFTQELIKIAEENDIIIASGFLEKEGKSLYNSSVLLDKNGVIGVYRKIHLFYKEKNIFTPGNKGFPVFSIGDIRVGLLICFDWIFPESIRTLALKGADIVLHSANLVLPYYQTAILTRAIENRVFIVLANRIGREERFGQENVFIGGSKVVDPSGKVLLEISDKEEGLFGVNINPILARNKNITELNNIFEDRRPEFYYKD; encoded by the coding sequence ATGAAAGTCGGTTTTCTTCAATTTTCTCCAAAGTTCGGGGAACCCAAAGAAAATCTTAATTTTATAAAGACGAAGCTTAAAAATTCTTCTATAAATCTCCTTACCTTGCCAGAACTTGCTCTTACTGGTTATACTTTTAAAGATTATGAAGAAGCTTATTCTTTGAGTGAGGAAATTGGAGGTAATTTTACTCAGGAGTTAATAAAAATCGCAGAAGAAAATGATATTATAATAGCGAGTGGTTTTCTCGAAAAAGAGGGTAAATCTCTTTATAATTCAAGTGTTCTTTTAGATAAAAATGGTGTTATAGGAGTTTACAGAAAAATACATCTTTTCTATAAAGAAAAAAATATTTTTACTCCCGGAAATAAAGGTTTCCCTGTTTTTTCTATAGGAGATATTAGAGTTGGGTTACTTATCTGTTTTGATTGGATTTTTCCTGAATCTATACGAACTCTTGCCCTTAAAGGAGCTGATATTGTTCTTCATTCTGCAAATTTAGTTTTGCCTTATTATCAAACTGCTATCTTAACAAGAGCAATAGAAAATAGAGTTTTTATAGTTCTTGCAAATAGAATTGGCAGGGAAGAGAGATTTGGGCAAGAAAATGTTTTTATTGGGGGAAGCAAAGTGGTTGATCCTTCTGGAAAGGTATTATTAGAAATAAGTGATAAAGAAGAGGGTTTATTTGGGGTTAATATTAATCCTATTTTAGCCAGAAATAAAAACATTACGGAATTAAATAATATATTTGAAGATAGAAGGCCTGAGTTTTACTATAAAGATTAA
- a CDS encoding late competence development ComFB family protein, translating into MERKNYTEKLVEEVLERIIKDYPEYSDIEPYKEDVIAFALSKCEPYYTTSDIGHAVIKTRMDSSSFRSKVTAIVLEAIEKVKKNPRK; encoded by the coding sequence ATGGAAAGAAAAAATTATACTGAGAAATTAGTAGAAGAAGTTTTAGAAAGAATAATTAAAGATTATCCTGAGTATTCAGATATTGAACCTTACAAAGAAGATGTGATAGCTTTTGCTTTAAGTAAATGTGAACCTTATTATACTACAAGTGATATTGGACATGCAGTTATAAAAACAAGGATGGATAGCTCTTCTTTTCGATCAAAAGTTACTGCTATTGTTTTGGAAGCAATAGAAAAAGTCAAAAAGAATCCGAGAAAATAG
- the glmS gene encoding glutamine--fructose-6-phosphate transaminase (isomerizing), with amino-acid sequence MCGIIGYIGDKDINSVLMAGLWRLEYRGYDSSGVASISNGDLEIRKIKGRLMNLQEILSEKPLTGNLGIGHTRWATHGEPSEKNAHPQVDCKSSIAVVHNGIIENYYYLREELIKRRHFFNSNTDTEVIAHLIEENYEGNLKDSVLKTVSFLEGSYAIAVISVREPDKIVVYRSGAPMIVGLGKKENLVASDIPALLDHTRNIIVLEDGELAVVRKDEVDFYNKKGEKIVKEKRKIMWKAESLEKGEFPHYMLKEIHEQPDVIKRNIDCRIKGNNEICFGESFRFLPKDLVNLSNIIIQACGTSWHAGYVGKYLFEELARIRTEIDISSEFRYRNPIMDGEPLVIAISQSGETADTLAGLREAKAKFLRILSIVNVYGSTIARESDSTIYLNAGPEIGVASTKAYTAQLLQLYFLSLYLSKLKWTLTDSEIAKKLEEVKELPKKIRKILKNKDKIKEIAEKFRDARDFMFIGRGINYPSALEGALKLKEISYIHATGYPAGEMKHGPIALITEGSPVVAIAPKSSVYDKMLNNIEELRSRKARIIIIGTEGDKVIKDLGEEVVYIPPCEEGLSPILVAVPLQLFAYYIAVLNGRDVDRPRNLAKSVTVE; translated from the coding sequence ATGTGTGGGATTATAGGTTATATAGGAGATAAAGATATCAATTCTGTTTTAATGGCTGGGCTTTGGAGGCTTGAATATAGAGGTTATGATTCTTCAGGAGTAGCCTCTATTTCAAATGGAGATTTGGAAATAAGAAAAATAAAAGGAAGGTTGATGAACCTTCAAGAGATTCTTTCTGAGAAGCCACTTACCGGGAATCTTGGAATTGGGCATACGAGATGGGCCACTCATGGAGAGCCTTCCGAAAAAAATGCACATCCTCAAGTGGATTGTAAAAGTTCAATAGCTGTTGTTCATAATGGAATTATTGAAAATTATTACTATCTTAGAGAGGAACTTATAAAGAGAAGGCATTTTTTTAATTCTAATACAGATACAGAGGTAATTGCTCATTTAATAGAGGAAAATTATGAAGGAAATTTAAAAGATAGTGTTTTGAAGACAGTTTCTTTTCTTGAAGGCTCATATGCAATAGCTGTAATCTCAGTTAGAGAACCAGATAAAATAGTGGTTTATAGATCTGGAGCTCCAATGATAGTAGGTTTAGGTAAAAAAGAGAATTTAGTTGCTTCTGATATTCCAGCTCTTCTTGACCATACGAGAAATATCATAGTCTTAGAAGATGGAGAATTGGCTGTGGTTAGAAAAGATGAGGTAGATTTTTATAATAAGAAAGGAGAAAAAATTGTAAAGGAGAAGAGAAAAATAATGTGGAAGGCTGAGAGCCTTGAGAAAGGGGAATTTCCACATTATATGTTGAAAGAAATTCATGAACAGCCAGATGTGATTAAGAGAAATATAGATTGTAGGATTAAAGGAAATAATGAAATTTGTTTTGGAGAAAGTTTCAGGTTTCTCCCGAAAGATCTTGTAAATTTATCAAACATAATAATTCAAGCTTGTGGGACTTCCTGGCATGCTGGTTATGTTGGTAAATATTTGTTTGAGGAACTTGCCAGGATTAGAACTGAGATTGATATTTCTTCGGAGTTTAGATATAGAAATCCAATAATGGATGGAGAGCCTCTTGTTATTGCTATAAGTCAGTCTGGAGAAACAGCAGATACTCTCGCGGGCCTTAGAGAAGCAAAAGCAAAATTTTTGAGAATTTTGTCAATTGTTAATGTATATGGAAGCACCATTGCAAGAGAATCTGATAGCACTATTTATTTGAATGCAGGGCCAGAAATAGGAGTTGCCTCTACAAAAGCTTATACAGCTCAACTTTTGCAGTTATATTTTCTCTCGTTGTATCTTTCAAAGTTGAAATGGACTCTTACTGACTCTGAAATAGCTAAAAAATTGGAGGAGGTTAAGGAGCTTCCTAAGAAGATAAGGAAAATCCTTAAAAATAAAGATAAGATAAAAGAAATTGCAGAAAAATTCAGAGACGCCAGGGATTTTATGTTTATTGGTAGAGGAATTAATTATCCTTCTGCCTTAGAGGGAGCTTTAAAATTGAAAGAGATTTCTTATATTCATGCCACTGGTTATCCTGCAGGAGAGATGAAGCATGGACCAATTGCCTTGATTACAGAGGGAAGCCCTGTTGTTGCAATAGCTCCTAAATCTTCAGTTTATGATAAAATGTTGAATAATATTGAAGAGCTGAGGTCAAGAAAAGCGAGAATTATTATAATAGGGACAGAAGGAGATAAGGTAATAAAAGATTTGGGAGAAGAAGTTGTTTATATCCCTCCTTGTGAAGAGGGCCTTTCACCTATTCTTGTAGCTGTTCCTCTTCAGCTATTTGCTTATTATATAGCCGTTTTAAATGGAAGAGATGTTGATAGGCCAAGGAATTTGGCAAAATCTGTTACTGTAGAATGA
- the glmM gene encoding phosphoglucosamine mutase, whose product MIIKSISGIRGIVDKEFNPLVVLNFAAKFGEFMGNKIVVGRDSRKSGLAFKNAVISGLLGVGVDVIDLDLVPTPTLLYNVKKLKASGGIIVTASHNPSSWNALKLVSSSGEFLNEEEANKFFGMEGEEILWEIGENYGELDIDKLAVERHIEGVVRALRMDSNLMKKRKFKVVLDCVNGGASFAFQDFLNFLGVEVYPLFCDGNGIFLRNPEPRKENVKELANKVKEIGADIGFATDPDGDRILIVLENGKPISEEYTITLAVKAILSKNKGPVVVNLSTTKSVEDVAARAGVPFYRSPVGEANVIKVMKEKKAIIGGEGNGGVIDPKVHYARDGMVAMGLILRYLFEEERPISSIFEELPRYEMVKEAIKMESEADARRVLERIKERTKEKNLDLTDGIRFGEDNYWVHIRRSGTEPVLRIIAEATTINKAKEIVELVKEKGNIKCVGL is encoded by the coding sequence ATGATTATAAAAAGCATATCAGGAATTAGAGGCATTGTAGACAAGGAGTTTAACCCTCTTGTTGTTTTAAACTTTGCTGCAAAATTTGGAGAATTTATGGGGAATAAGATAGTCGTAGGTAGAGATTCAAGGAAGTCAGGATTGGCCTTTAAAAATGCTGTGATTTCTGGTTTGTTAGGGGTAGGAGTGGATGTAATTGATTTAGATTTGGTTCCTACCCCCACTTTACTTTATAATGTGAAAAAGTTAAAAGCCTCTGGAGGTATTATTGTTACCGCCTCGCATAACCCCTCTTCCTGGAATGCTTTAAAACTTGTAAGTTCTTCTGGAGAATTTTTAAATGAAGAAGAAGCCAATAAGTTTTTTGGAATGGAAGGGGAAGAAATTCTATGGGAAATTGGAGAGAATTATGGCGAATTAGATATTGATAAATTAGCAGTAGAAAGACATATTGAGGGTGTTGTAAGAGCTTTAAGAATGGACTCTAATTTGATGAAGAAAAGGAAATTTAAAGTAGTGTTGGATTGTGTGAATGGAGGAGCTTCTTTTGCTTTCCAAGATTTTTTAAATTTCTTAGGGGTGGAAGTTTATCCTCTTTTCTGTGATGGGAATGGGATTTTTTTAAGGAATCCTGAACCAAGAAAAGAGAATGTAAAAGAACTGGCAAATAAGGTTAAAGAAATTGGTGCGGATATTGGATTTGCAACCGATCCTGATGGAGATAGGATTTTAATTGTTTTAGAAAACGGAAAGCCTATATCTGAAGAATATACAATAACACTTGCGGTTAAGGCTATTTTGAGTAAAAATAAAGGACCTGTTGTGGTAAATTTGTCTACCACAAAAAGTGTAGAGGATGTTGCAGCAAGGGCAGGGGTCCCTTTCTATCGTTCTCCTGTGGGAGAGGCTAATGTAATTAAAGTAATGAAAGAAAAAAAAGCTATAATAGGTGGAGAAGGAAATGGAGGAGTGATTGATCCGAAAGTTCATTATGCCAGGGATGGGATGGTAGCTATGGGTCTTATTCTAAGATATCTTTTTGAGGAAGAAAGACCAATCTCATCCATTTTTGAAGAACTCCCGAGATATGAGATGGTAAAGGAAGCAATAAAGATGGAGAGTGAAGCGGATGCAAGAAGAGTGCTTGAGAGAATAAAAGAAAGAACTAAGGAGAAGAATCTTGATTTAACCGATGGCATTAGATTTGGAGAAGATAATTATTGGGTTCATATTAGAAGAAGTGGAACAGAACCGGTTTTGCGTATAATAGCTGAAGCTACAACAATAAATAAAGCCAAAGAAATTGTAGAACTTGTTAAAGAAAAAGGGAATATAAAATGTGTGGGATTATAG
- the hflX gene encoding GTPase HflX, which produces MFEVKEEREKALIISLVRKSKEKKAKIEELRELEALTKAAGAIPLEKIIQVREKPDPATYIGKGKALFLKEIDVDVLVFNEPLTPAQISNLEELTDKKVLDRQDIILDIFAQHARTKTAKIEVELAQLKFRLSRLTGRGVELSRLGGGIGTRGPGEKKLEVDRRKIYKRIDHLEKELKKIEKMRNVQRNNRREIFTVALLGYTNAGKTTLFNAITKSFAPVGDQPFVTLDPLTRSVSYPDGDKFLLVDTVGFIKGIPSEIMAAFKSTLEEAKIADLRLIVVDASSDKLKEELEETKKVMEFLGIDDSNNILVFNKIDLVVDPAILSVIQKEFPEALFISAKEKEGLRELMERIDDYKKHIRN; this is translated from the coding sequence ATGTTTGAGGTAAAAGAAGAGAGAGAAAAAGCCTTAATAATAAGTTTGGTTAGGAAAAGCAAAGAAAAAAAAGCAAAGATTGAAGAATTGAGAGAATTGGAAGCTCTTACAAAAGCAGCAGGAGCAATTCCTTTAGAAAAGATTATTCAGGTTAGAGAAAAACCTGACCCTGCTACTTATATAGGGAAGGGGAAAGCTTTATTCCTTAAAGAAATAGATGTTGATGTCCTCGTTTTTAATGAACCTCTCACGCCGGCTCAGATTTCAAATCTTGAAGAGTTAACAGATAAGAAGGTTCTTGATAGACAGGATATAATTTTGGATATTTTTGCCCAACATGCGAGGACCAAGACAGCTAAAATAGAAGTGGAACTTGCTCAACTAAAATTTCGTCTAAGTAGATTAACTGGTCGTGGAGTAGAGCTTTCAAGACTTGGAGGTGGGATAGGAACAAGAGGCCCTGGAGAGAAAAAATTAGAGGTTGATAGGAGAAAGATATATAAGAGGATAGACCATTTGGAAAAAGAATTGAAGAAAATTGAAAAAATGAGAAACGTGCAGAGAAACAATAGAAGAGAAATTTTTACAGTAGCTTTATTAGGGTATACAAATGCGGGTAAGACAACTCTCTTTAATGCTATAACAAAGAGCTTTGCTCCGGTGGGGGATCAACCTTTTGTTACTCTTGATCCGTTAACAAGAAGTGTTAGTTACCCAGATGGAGATAAATTTCTTTTAGTTGATACTGTTGGTTTTATTAAAGGTATTCCTTCAGAAATTATGGCGGCTTTTAAGTCTACACTTGAAGAAGCCAAAATAGCTGATCTTAGACTTATTGTGGTAGATGCTTCTTCAGATAAGCTCAAAGAGGAGCTTGAAGAGACTAAGAAAGTAATGGAATTTTTAGGAATTGATGATTCAAACAATATTTTAGTATTTAATAAAATAGATTTGGTAGTGGATCCTGCAATACTTTCTGTGATCCAGAAAGAATTTCCAGAGGCTCTTTTTATTTCTGCGAAAGAAAAAGAAGGTCTTAGGGAATTAATGGAGAGAATAGATGATTATAAAAAGCATATCAGGAATTAG
- the proS gene encoding proline--tRNA ligase, producing the protein MKRVNAISPTREENYPDWYQEVIKAADLAENSPVRGCMVIKPWGFSIWENIKAELDRRFKETGHQNAYFPLFIPISFLEKEAEHIEGFAKECAVVTHHRLKKTKDGKLVPDSKLEEPLVVRPTSETIIGAMFSKWVQSYRDLPLLINQWANIVRWEMRTRMFLRTTEFLWQEGHTVHATKEEAMEETLRMLNVYSDFMEKFMAIPVIKGRKTESEKFPGADITYTLEAMMQDRKALQAGTSHFLGQNFAKASNIRFLDKDKKLKYAFTTSWGMSTRLIGGLIMVHGDDDGLVLPPKVSPLHIIILPVISKSKFKDRIFEYCDRIKAELSGLIYNNEKLRIEVDKSEDSGGSKKWKWVKKGVPIRLELGIREVDGELVSFGRRDKSPYESFSQKKEEFAKNVVNLLEEIQQVLYERALKLLQENTKIIESEEEFYKFFTPRNPERPEIHGGFALIYFSGEEAIESKIKEDLGVSIRCIPLEEEKNEEEGKCIFTGKLTKQRVIAAKAY; encoded by the coding sequence ATGAAAAGAGTAAACGCTATTTCTCCAACTCGAGAGGAAAATTATCCTGATTGGTATCAGGAAGTGATAAAAGCGGCTGATCTTGCCGAGAATTCGCCTGTTAGAGGTTGTATGGTGATTAAGCCTTGGGGTTTTTCTATATGGGAGAATATAAAAGCTGAACTTGATAGGAGGTTCAAAGAGACAGGTCATCAAAATGCTTATTTTCCTCTATTCATTCCAATAAGCTTTCTTGAAAAGGAAGCAGAACATATAGAAGGTTTTGCTAAAGAATGTGCTGTTGTTACTCATCATCGGTTAAAAAAGACAAAAGATGGAAAGTTGGTTCCTGATTCTAAGCTAGAAGAACCTTTGGTTGTTCGTCCAACTTCAGAAACAATTATTGGTGCAATGTTTTCAAAATGGGTTCAGTCTTATAGAGACCTTCCTCTACTCATTAATCAATGGGCAAATATTGTTAGGTGGGAAATGAGAACAAGGATGTTTTTGAGAACCACTGAATTTTTATGGCAAGAAGGTCATACGGTTCACGCAACAAAGGAAGAAGCAATGGAAGAAACTCTAAGAATGTTAAATGTTTATTCGGATTTTATGGAAAAATTTATGGCTATACCAGTTATTAAAGGACGTAAGACTGAGAGTGAGAAGTTCCCTGGAGCCGATATTACATACACTCTTGAAGCTATGATGCAGGATAGAAAGGCTCTACAAGCTGGGACTTCTCATTTCCTTGGGCAAAATTTTGCTAAGGCTTCTAATATAAGATTTTTAGATAAAGATAAAAAACTTAAATATGCTTTTACAACCTCTTGGGGAATGTCTACAAGACTAATTGGAGGTCTAATTATGGTTCACGGAGATGATGATGGGTTGGTTTTACCTCCAAAAGTTTCCCCTTTGCATATAATAATATTACCCGTAATTTCTAAAAGTAAATTCAAAGATAGAATTTTTGAATATTGTGATAGAATAAAAGCAGAACTTTCAGGACTTATTTATAATAATGAGAAGCTTAGGATTGAGGTTGATAAAAGTGAAGATTCTGGAGGGAGTAAGAAATGGAAATGGGTAAAAAAGGGTGTCCCAATTCGTCTTGAATTAGGAATAAGAGAGGTGGATGGTGAGTTGGTGAGTTTTGGAAGAAGAGATAAATCTCCATACGAAAGTTTTTCCCAGAAGAAAGAAGAATTTGCTAAAAATGTGGTGAATTTGTTAGAGGAAATTCAACAAGTTCTTTACGAAAGAGCCTTGAAGCTTCTTCAGGAAAATACTAAGATAATAGAATCTGAGGAAGAATTTTATAAATTCTTTACTCCTCGTAATCCAGAAAGACCGGAAATCCATGGGGGATTCGCCTTAATTTATTTTTCCGGAGAGGAAGCTATTGAGAGTAAAATAAAAGAAGATCTTGGGGTTTCGATTCGCTGTATACCTCTTGAAGAAGAGAAAAATGAGGAAGAGGGGAAATGTATTTTTACCGGAAAACTTACAAAGCAGAGAGTTATAGCTGCAAAAGCTTATTAA
- a CDS encoding NAD-dependent epimerase/dehydratase family protein: protein MRDNRVVVTGGAGFIGSHLVDRLISMGFKVLVIDNLLSGSEKNLNKEAEFVKKDICDLDIDSLIKKYSPSFIFHLAAQIDVRKSLRDPMWDEFINIRGTLNLLEASIVAKVRKFIFASTGGAIYGDAKYASEQLTPKPLSPYGVAKLTCEHYLRIYYMWKGLAFTSLRYGNVYGPRQDPYGEAGVVAIFCNQLIKGENPVLYGYGSMVRDYIYVWDVVEANILSMDKGDGEIYNIGTGKPTTVLELFSILKEISGKDVEPKLAPARKGEIQEIYLNSEKAKNELKWEAKVNLSKGLKKTFDWFLLNLK, encoded by the coding sequence ATGCGAGATAACAGAGTGGTGGTCACCGGAGGAGCTGGTTTTATTGGCTCTCACCTTGTGGATAGGTTAATTTCAATGGGATTTAAGGTTCTTGTTATAGATAATCTCCTGTCAGGTTCAGAGAAAAACTTAAATAAAGAGGCAGAATTTGTTAAGAAAGATATTTGTGATCTTGATATTGATTCGTTAATAAAAAAATATTCTCCCTCTTTCATTTTTCACCTTGCTGCTCAAATAGATGTGAGGAAATCTTTAAGGGATCCAATGTGGGATGAATTTATAAATATTAGAGGTACTCTCAATTTGTTAGAAGCCTCAATCGTAGCAAAGGTGAGAAAGTTTATCTTTGCTTCTACTGGGGGAGCTATTTATGGAGATGCAAAATATGCCTCCGAGCAATTAACACCTAAGCCTCTTTCTCCTTATGGAGTTGCTAAATTAACCTGCGAGCATTATCTTAGGATTTATTATATGTGGAAAGGTTTGGCTTTTACATCGTTACGATATGGAAATGTTTATGGACCAAGACAGGATCCTTATGGTGAGGCAGGAGTGGTGGCTATATTTTGCAATCAATTAATAAAAGGGGAGAACCCTGTTTTATATGGATATGGTTCTATGGTGCGAGATTATATTTATGTTTGGGATGTTGTGGAAGCGAATATTCTTTCTATGGATAAAGGAGATGGGGAAATATATAACATTGGGACGGGTAAGCCAACGACTGTTTTAGAACTTTTTTCAATATTGAAGGAAATTTCAGGGAAAGATGTAGAGCCTAAACTTGCTCCAGCGCGTAAGGGAGAAATTCAGGAAATTTATTTGAATTCTGAGAAAGCAAAGAATGAATTAAAATGGGAGGCAAAAGTTAACCTCTCTAAGGGACTTAAAAAGACGTTTGATTGGTTTTTATTAAATCTGAAATAA
- the prfB gene encoding peptide chain release factor 2 — protein MGLINLGGIFEIDKKEELLIQLERKTREEKFWDDVEEAKKTMRQIQEIEDLVKEWKAYKEDIDYLWELKQLGEENELIEEESKKIKEKLEDFELRIVLSGENDKKDAVLTIHPGAGGTESCDWASMLLRMYTRWIESKGYKYKIVDYQKGEEAGLKDVTLEVFGNYAYGYLKAERGVHRLVRISPFDAGARRHTSFAAVFVYPLVEEDINIEIRSEDIELETFKSSGPGGQHVNKSNTAVRLIHKPTNIVVTCQSERSQMQNRLIAERILKAKLYQLKKEELEKEKQNIEKSKEDIEWGHQIRSYILHPYQKVKDHRTGVEVGDARKVLDGEIDIFIRAYLRSEANKNAR, from the coding sequence ATTGGGTTAATAAACTTGGGAGGTATATTTGAAATTGATAAGAAGGAAGAATTGTTAATTCAATTAGAGAGAAAGACCCGAGAGGAAAAATTCTGGGATGATGTGGAAGAAGCAAAGAAGACTATGAGGCAAATTCAGGAAATAGAAGATTTAGTAAAAGAGTGGAAAGCTTATAAAGAAGATATTGATTATCTTTGGGAGCTTAAACAATTGGGAGAAGAAAATGAGTTAATTGAAGAGGAAAGCAAGAAAATTAAAGAAAAATTAGAGGATTTTGAATTAAGAATTGTTCTTTCTGGAGAGAATGATAAAAAAGACGCTGTTTTGACAATTCATCCTGGTGCAGGTGGAACAGAGTCTTGTGATTGGGCTTCAATGCTTTTAAGGATGTATACAAGATGGATTGAGAGTAAAGGTTATAAATATAAAATTGTAGATTATCAGAAAGGAGAAGAAGCTGGGTTAAAAGATGTAACTCTCGAGGTTTTTGGTAATTATGCTTATGGATATTTGAAGGCTGAGAGAGGAGTTCATCGGCTTGTTCGTATTTCTCCTTTTGACGCAGGAGCGAGAAGACATACTTCTTTTGCAGCAGTTTTTGTATATCCTCTTGTTGAAGAGGATATTAATATTGAGATAAGAAGTGAGGATATAGAACTTGAGACTTTTAAGTCTTCTGGTCCTGGAGGCCAACACGTGAATAAGTCTAATACAGCTGTTCGTTTAATACACAAGCCAACGAATATTGTTGTTACCTGTCAAAGTGAACGTTCTCAAATGCAGAATAGATTGATCGCAGAGAGAATTTTGAAGGCTAAGCTTTATCAGTTGAAAAAGGAGGAATTGGAAAAAGAAAAACAAAATATTGAAAAGAGTAAAGAAGATATTGAATGGGGACATCAGATAAGGTCCTATATTCTTCATCCTTATCAGAAGGTAAAGGATCATAGAACCGGGGTTGAGGTAGGAGACGCAAGAAAAGTCCTTGATGGTGAAATAGATATTTTTATAAGAGCTTATTTACGATCGGAGGCAAATAAGAATGCGAGATAA
- a CDS encoding MoxR family ATPase has translation MDNFKDKIIEKVHKAIVGQDEIIELLLLCILSEGHCIIVGVPGLAKTLLASSLAKVLGLKFSRIQFTPDLMPTDITGTEIIEENKKGERFFKFVKGPIFANFVLADEVNRTPPRTQSALLEAMQEKKVTYGREEYPIESPFFVIATQNPIEQEGTYPLPEAQLDRFMFSLKIDYPKEEEEKKIIASPPRSFSSDIESVTTKEELLKLQEEIRSIPLSKKVVDFVSALLRNSRPHTTKIELVKKYVEWGVSPRGGQYLLAGAKARAFIYGRPTPSLEDVRSLVHSVFDHRIIVNFLGEGEGIKSEDITEAILNETD, from the coding sequence ATGGATAACTTTAAAGACAAAATTATTGAGAAAGTCCATAAGGCAATAGTAGGGCAGGATGAAATTATTGAGCTTCTTTTATTGTGTATTCTTTCGGAAGGGCATTGTATAATTGTAGGTGTTCCTGGGCTTGCTAAGACACTTTTAGCAAGTTCCTTAGCAAAGGTTCTTGGACTTAAGTTTTCTCGGATTCAATTTACTCCAGATCTTATGCCTACAGATATCACCGGGACAGAAATTATAGAGGAAAATAAAAAAGGAGAGAGGTTTTTCAAGTTCGTAAAGGGTCCTATTTTTGCCAATTTTGTTCTTGCAGATGAAGTAAATAGAACTCCTCCGAGAACTCAATCTGCCTTGCTGGAGGCTATGCAAGAGAAAAAAGTTACTTATGGGAGAGAGGAATATCCAATTGAATCTCCATTTTTTGTTATTGCCACCCAAAATCCAATTGAGCAGGAAGGGACTTACCCTCTTCCTGAAGCTCAACTTGATCGTTTTATGTTTTCTTTAAAAATAGATTATCCTAAGGAAGAAGAGGAAAAGAAAATAATTGCAAGCCCACCAAGAAGCTTTTCTTCTGATATTGAATCTGTAACTACTAAAGAAGAATTGCTTAAATTACAGGAGGAAATTAGATCCATACCTTTGAGTAAGAAGGTTGTAGATTTTGTTTCAGCTCTCCTTAGGAATTCGCGTCCCCATACCACTAAGATTGAACTTGTGAAAAAATATGTAGAATGGGGCGTGAGTCCAAGGGGAGGGCAATATTTATTAGCAGGAGCTAAAGCGAGAGCTTTTATCTATGGAAGACCCACTCCTTCTTTAGAAGATGTTAGAAGTTTAGTTCACTCTGTTTTTGATCATCGTATTATTGTTAACTTTCTTGGAGAAGGAGAGGGGATAAAATCTGAAGACATAACAGAGGCGATTTTAAATGAAACAGATTAA